A single window of Senegalia massiliensis DNA harbors:
- the wecB gene encoding non-hydrolyzing UDP-N-acetylglucosamine 2-epimerase, giving the protein MKKIITVIGARPQFIKAAPVSKELRKEYKEIIVHTGQHYDKNMSNIFFEELQIPKPDYNLKVGSASHGAQTGEMLRKVEELLMDEKPDAVLVYGDTNSTIAASLAASKLLIPVIHIEAGLRSFNRDMPEEQNRILTDHISTFLFSPTQTGVDNLKKEGITNGVYNIGDVMYDAVLQNLYIAKNKKDFKSYLEEFNIVREFTIATNLEEIESSNYYLATIHRAENTNYKSKMMEIFDALENLDKLVLIPLHPRTKKVLEKLYDNKFKNIIFIEPVGYLSMLILINNSFKVITDSGGLQKEAYFLKKPCVTLRDQTEWVETLKGNRNILANIERKEIIEKIQHIKIDSDNMNDNLFGDGKASQKIVDILKKYFY; this is encoded by the coding sequence ATGAAAAAAATAATTACAGTGATAGGAGCAAGACCTCAATTTATCAAAGCAGCTCCAGTTTCCAAAGAATTAAGAAAAGAATATAAAGAAATTATAGTTCATACAGGTCAGCATTATGACAAAAATATGTCAAATATATTTTTTGAAGAATTACAAATTCCAAAGCCTGATTATAATTTAAAAGTAGGTTCAGCTAGTCATGGAGCTCAAACTGGTGAAATGTTAAGAAAAGTAGAAGAATTATTAATGGATGAAAAACCTGATGCAGTATTAGTATACGGAGATACTAATTCTACTATAGCAGCATCGCTTGCAGCAAGTAAATTACTAATACCTGTAATTCATATAGAGGCGGGACTTAGAAGTTTTAATAGAGATATGCCAGAGGAACAAAACAGAATACTAACAGATCATATCTCGACATTTCTTTTTTCACCAACACAAACTGGAGTCGATAATTTAAAAAAAGAAGGAATAACTAATGGAGTATATAATATAGGAGATGTAATGTATGATGCAGTACTTCAAAATTTATATATAGCAAAAAATAAAAAAGATTTCAAATCATACCTAGAAGAATTTAACATTGTAAGAGAATTTACTATTGCTACAAACTTGGAAGAAATAGAAAGTAGCAATTATTATCTCGCCACAATTCATAGAGCAGAAAATACAAATTATAAATCAAAAATGATGGAAATATTTGACGCATTAGAAAACTTAGATAAACTAGTACTTATACCACTACATCCAAGAACAAAAAAGGTATTGGAAAAGTTATATGACAATAAATTCAAAAATATTATTTTTATTGAGCCAGTAGGTTATCTCTCTATGCTCATATTAATAAATAATAGCTTTAAAGTTATAACTGATTCAGGAGGATTACAAAAGGAAGCATATTTTCTTAAAAAACCTTGTGTAACATTAAGAGATCAAACTGAATGGGTAGAAACGTTAAAAGGAAATAGAAATATATTGGCTAATATAGAAAGAAAAGAAATAATAGAAAAGATACAACATATTAAAATTGATAGTGATAATATGAATGACAATTTATTTGGAGATGGAAAAGCTTCACAAAAAATTGTAGATATTTTAAAAAAGTATTTTTATTAG
- a CDS encoding glycosyltransferase, whose translation MKILFFAPANVNHTVRWVNAMVNKGHAVYLISLRDHKEGVNKIDKKVKIYYLPYSGLKGYYLNFLKAKSLVKKISPDIINTHYASGYGTLSRLVNYQPTLLSVWGSDVYEFPYESKFKEKILKKNLMQPLMIASTSRAMANQTKKFMNKEANIYVTPFGVDTNLFKPIDVDKNDDIINIGLVKTLKTKYGIKYLIEATRILIDKLNTNGYKEIANRIRTNIYGEGPKLNDLQELTKSLNLSDIVNFKGYVENTKIPLVLNHMDIFCAPSLLESFGVAAVEAMACEIPVVASDVDGFKEVIEDSKTGYIFKSKNSKEIAEKLYELVLNKSLRDKFGKNGRERVLNLYDWNKNVALMEDVYKNTLKQIQKL comes from the coding sequence ATGAAGATTTTATTTTTTGCACCAGCTAATGTTAATCATACAGTTAGATGGGTAAATGCAATGGTTAATAAAGGACATGCAGTTTACTTGATAAGTTTAAGGGATCATAAAGAAGGTGTTAACAAAATAGATAAAAAAGTAAAAATTTATTATCTACCTTATTCAGGGTTAAAAGGATATTACTTGAATTTTCTTAAAGCTAAAAGTTTAGTTAAAAAAATATCTCCAGATATTATAAATACTCATTATGCAAGTGGATATGGTACTCTTTCTAGACTTGTAAATTATCAGCCTACTCTATTATCAGTTTGGGGAAGTGATGTATATGAATTTCCATATGAAAGCAAATTTAAAGAAAAAATATTAAAGAAAAATTTGATGCAACCATTAATGATAGCGTCTACAAGTAGAGCCATGGCAAATCAAACAAAAAAATTTATGAATAAGGAAGCTAATATATATGTAACTCCATTTGGCGTAGATACAAATTTATTTAAACCAATTGATGTTGATAAAAATGATGATATAATTAACATAGGTTTGGTAAAAACCTTAAAAACTAAATATGGAATTAAATATTTAATAGAAGCCACAAGGATATTAATAGATAAATTAAATACAAATGGATATAAAGAAATTGCTAATAGAATAAGAACAAACATATATGGAGAAGGACCAAAATTAAATGATTTACAAGAATTGACTAAAAGCTTAAATTTATCTGATATAGTGAACTTTAAAGGATATGTTGAAAATACAAAAATACCATTAGTGTTAAATCATATGGATATTTTTTGTGCTCCAAGCTTACTAGAAAGTTTTGGGGTAGCAGCTGTAGAAGCAATGGCATGTGAAATACCAGTTGTCGCATCTGATGTGGATGGTTTTAAGGAAGTTATAGAAGATTCTAAAACAGGTTATATATTTAAAAGTAAAAATAGCAAAGAAATAGCAGAAAAATTATATGAATTAGTACTTAATAAATCTTTAAGGGATAAGTTTGGGAAAAATGGACGGGAAAGAGTATTAAATTTATATGATTGGAATAAAAATGTTGCTTTAATGGAAGATGTATATAAAAATACATTAAAACAGATTCAAAAATTATAA
- a CDS encoding nucleotide sugar dehydrogenase: MSKDNLIKDELLRKIQEKTAKVAVVGLGYVGLPLAVEKAKAGYNTVGFDVQDEKVDMVNNGKNYIGDVVDSELSDLVDRGLLSATTDFSIVKDSDFIAICVPTPLDEHQQPDISYVKASTEDISKYIKKGSIVVLESTTYPGTTEELLLPILEEGSGLKCGKDFFLAFSPERVDPGNLIYKTKNTPKVVGGVGKDATKIAAEMYRNVLESDVLEVSSPKVAEMEKILENTYRNINIGLANEMAIICNKMGINVWEVIDAASTKPYGFQAFYPGPGLGGHCIPLDPYYLSWKSREYDYHTQLIETSGIINDQMPGYVIDRSSKILNRYKKALNGSKVLVLGVAYKQDIDDYRESPALKVIENFEKEGSIVEYFDPNVSEYKYKGSKKLGLPELTEEKLQQADLVVITTAHTKVDYNFVSENAKFIFDTKNAMKNIESRENIELL; the protein is encoded by the coding sequence ATGAGTAAAGATAATTTAATTAAAGATGAGCTTCTAAGAAAAATTCAAGAAAAAACAGCAAAAGTAGCAGTGGTAGGATTAGGATATGTTGGACTTCCTCTTGCAGTAGAAAAAGCAAAAGCAGGATATAATACAGTAGGATTTGACGTACAAGATGAAAAAGTAGATATGGTTAATAATGGGAAAAATTACATTGGTGATGTAGTTGATTCAGAGCTATCAGATTTAGTAGATAGAGGTTTACTTTCTGCAACAACAGATTTTAGTATAGTGAAAGATTCTGACTTTATAGCAATCTGTGTTCCTACACCTTTAGATGAACATCAACAACCAGATATTAGTTATGTAAAAGCATCAACAGAAGACATATCAAAGTATATCAAAAAAGGTTCAATAGTAGTATTAGAAAGTACAACTTACCCAGGGACTACAGAAGAATTACTTCTTCCAATACTTGAGGAAGGTTCTGGGCTTAAATGTGGTAAAGATTTCTTTTTAGCGTTTTCCCCAGAAAGAGTAGATCCAGGTAATCTTATATACAAAACAAAGAATACACCAAAAGTAGTAGGTGGAGTTGGAAAAGATGCTACAAAAATAGCAGCAGAAATGTATAGAAATGTATTAGAAAGTGATGTATTAGAAGTATCATCACCTAAAGTAGCAGAAATGGAAAAAATATTAGAAAACACATATAGAAATATAAATATAGGACTTGCAAATGAAATGGCTATTATATGTAATAAAATGGGGATAAATGTATGGGAAGTAATAGATGCAGCTAGTACAAAACCATATGGATTCCAAGCATTCTATCCTGGACCAGGTTTAGGAGGGCATTGTATACCACTTGATCCATATTATCTATCATGGAAGTCAAGAGAATATGATTATCATACACAGCTAATAGAGACATCAGGAATTATAAATGATCAAATGCCAGGATATGTAATAGATAGAAGTAGTAAAATATTAAATCGTTATAAAAAAGCATTAAATGGATCTAAAGTATTGGTTTTAGGTGTAGCATATAAGCAAGATATAGATGACTATAGAGAAAGTCCAGCATTAAAAGTAATAGAGAACTTTGAAAAAGAAGGTTCTATAGTAGAATATTTTGATCCAAATGTGTCTGAATATAAATATAAAGGAAGTAAGAAATTAGGTTTACCAGAACTTACAGAAGAGAAATTACAACAAGCAGATTTAGTAGTTATAACAACAGCTCATACAAAAGTAGATTATAACTTTGTTAGCGAAAATGCTAAATTTATATTTGATACAAAAAATGCTATGAAAAATATTGAATCTAGAGAAAATATAGAACTATTATAG
- a CDS encoding oligosaccharide flippase family protein, with translation MFDYRKLLKNNFTKSVLMITGGTAFAQFLSIVLSPIITRIYPPEQYGVLTVYVSILGMLSIVGSLKYEWGIPIADDEEKAINTLALSIIVLLFIVSLITFAIIIFGTSFLGLFDAKSLIDYKFLIPIGVFMMGLYSIFTQWALRNKNYKSISKTKFSQSISQNIIKIGLGLLKIGPIGLIIGNITGQSAGITTLASPLFRKNRELLKKINFKKIIWSAKRYKEFPMYLAPSQFLNTAGLQLPVLMITSIYGKSTIGLYGLANSIVSIPMNLIGRSIADVFYAEAASIGRTDPEQLKNLSIKLLKKLILVGIVPLITLLIFGPILFSFVFGEAWYQAGVYARILSFLVFTRLIFTPISMVFSVFEKQKQALILDVLRVGFVLFVFFIAYYFSLNSYSAIILYTISMSFIYFLTFVWAQRIINLEIENKY, from the coding sequence ATGTTTGATTATAGAAAACTACTTAAAAACAATTTTACAAAAAGTGTACTAATGATAACAGGAGGTACTGCTTTTGCACAATTTTTAAGTATAGTATTGTCACCAATTATAACCAGAATATATCCCCCTGAACAATATGGGGTACTTACAGTATATGTATCTATATTAGGAATGCTTTCGATTGTAGGTTCACTTAAATATGAATGGGGAATACCTATAGCTGATGACGAAGAAAAAGCTATAAATACACTTGCATTAAGTATTATAGTATTACTTTTTATAGTAAGTTTAATAACATTTGCAATAATTATATTTGGAACTAGCTTTTTAGGGTTATTTGATGCAAAATCACTAATAGATTATAAATTTTTAATACCAATTGGAGTATTTATGATGGGATTATACAGTATATTTACTCAGTGGGCGCTTAGGAATAAAAATTATAAATCTATTTCTAAAACTAAATTTAGTCAATCAATATCTCAAAATATAATTAAAATAGGATTGGGTTTGCTTAAAATAGGACCAATAGGCCTTATAATAGGAAACATTACAGGACAAAGTGCAGGTATAACAACTTTAGCAAGTCCATTATTTAGAAAAAATAGAGAATTATTAAAGAAAATAAATTTCAAAAAAATTATTTGGAGTGCTAAAAGATATAAAGAATTTCCAATGTATCTAGCACCAAGTCAATTTTTAAATACAGCAGGTCTTCAATTACCAGTCCTTATGATAACAAGTATATATGGGAAGAGTACAATTGGATTGTATGGGCTTGCAAATTCAATAGTAAGTATACCTATGAACCTCATAGGGAGATCTATTGCTGATGTGTTTTATGCAGAAGCTGCAAGTATAGGTAGGACTGACCCAGAACAGCTTAAAAATTTATCAATTAAATTATTAAAAAAATTAATATTAGTTGGAATAGTACCATTAATAACACTATTAATATTTGGGCCTATATTATTTTCATTTGTATTTGGTGAAGCATGGTACCAAGCAGGAGTATATGCTAGGATACTTTCTTTTTTAGTGTTTACAAGGTTAATTTTCACACCAATAAGCATGGTGTTTTCTGTATTTGAAAAACAAAAACAAGCTTTAATATTAGATGTATTAAGAGTAGGATTTGTCCTATTTGTATTTTTTATAGCATATTATTTTTCTCTAAATTCATATAGTGCTATAATATTATATACTATATCAATGTCTTTTATATATTTTTTGACTTTTGTATGGGCTCAAAGAATAATTAATTTAGAGATTGAAAATAAATACTAA
- a CDS encoding glycosyltransferase family 1 protein, whose translation MKRKRCIFHIPLNIDEDSPISGSSIRPLKMLNAFKDIGYDVDAVMGDGKKRRKQFKKIENNIENGIKYDFLYSESSTMPTLLTEKNHFPKYPFLDFSYFKNFKNKRIPIGLFYRDIYWAFETYMKENGKLKGNIAKFFYKYDLLKYNQLLDIFYLPSIEMKDYIPKSLSVDIRSLPPGIDNKEHEGLDNKMYPKEKLNIFYVGGIGDLYNLEKIVKAISRDDRFSLTICCRKKEWEINASRYIKYLNNNIKIIHKSGDDLLPYFKKADMTNLYFKPVEYRKFAVPVKLFEYMLHKRPIIGTEDTFTGKYTKGKNIGWEIPYNDIEIKKILNYIYENQLELVDKSNNMAKLIKENTWNARARQVRDDLLEFRGE comes from the coding sequence ATGAAGAGGAAAAGATGTATCTTCCATATACCTCTTAATATAGATGAAGACTCGCCTATATCAGGAAGTAGTATAAGACCTTTAAAAATGCTAAATGCTTTTAAAGATATAGGATATGATGTTGATGCTGTAATGGGTGATGGTAAAAAAAGAAGAAAGCAATTTAAAAAAATAGAAAATAATATCGAAAATGGAATAAAATATGATTTTTTATACTCTGAAAGTTCTACTATGCCTACATTACTAACAGAAAAAAATCATTTTCCTAAATATCCATTTTTAGATTTTTCTTACTTTAAAAATTTTAAAAATAAAAGAATCCCAATAGGGTTATTTTATAGAGATATATATTGGGCATTCGAAACATATATGAAAGAAAACGGAAAATTAAAAGGTAATATAGCAAAATTCTTTTATAAATATGATTTATTAAAATATAATCAATTATTAGATATATTTTATCTACCATCAATAGAAATGAAAGATTATATTCCTAAAAGTCTAAGTGTAGATATAAGATCTTTACCCCCAGGAATAGATAATAAGGAGCATGAAGGGTTAGATAATAAAATGTATCCAAAAGAAAAATTAAATATATTTTATGTTGGGGGAATAGGAGATTTATATAATTTAGAAAAAATAGTTAAAGCAATATCTCGAGATGATAGGTTTTCACTTACTATTTGTTGTAGGAAAAAAGAATGGGAAATTAATGCATCTCGTTATATAAAATATCTTAATAATAATATAAAAATAATCCATAAATCAGGAGATGATTTATTACCTTATTTTAAGAAAGCTGATATGACAAATTTATATTTTAAACCAGTAGAATACAGGAAATTTGCAGTACCAGTTAAATTGTTTGAATATATGCTTCATAAAAGACCAATTATAGGAACTGAAGATACATTTACTGGTAAATATACAAAAGGTAAGAATATAGGCTGGGAAATTCCTTATAATGATATAGAAATAAAAAAAATATTAAACTATATATATGAAAATCAATTAGAATTAGTAGATAAATCAAATAATATGGCAAAATTAATTAAAGAAAATACTTGGAATGCAAGAGCTAGACAAGTAAGAGACGATCTTTTAGAATTTAGAGGAGAATGA
- a CDS encoding Gfo/Idh/MocA family protein produces the protein MGKFNFAILGCGRISYKHVEGIVNNHEDARLVAVCDIVEEKAINRKKEYEDIMEERCAESLSINYYTDYNNMLEKEDIDVVLISTESGYHAKHSIDCMKQGKHVIVEKPMALSTKDADEMIKVSKENNVKLAVAHQNRFNPPIQQLRSAIEKNRFGKLVNGTARILWNRNQNYYKQAPWRGTYAMDGGTLMNQCIHNIDLLQWMIGGDIESVYAQTDTFLRDIEAEDFGAIVVRFTNGAIGIIEGSACVYPKNLEETLSIFGEKGTVVIGGLAVNKIETWKFEDSTEDEEKEILKGDREDPDSVYGFGHIWLIEDFIKALKEDRDPLINGEEGKKAMSIILAAYKSSKTNTAIKFPVEDISTTNL, from the coding sequence TTGGGTAAATTTAACTTTGCAATACTTGGTTGTGGTAGAATATCATATAAACATGTTGAAGGTATAGTTAATAATCATGAAGATGCTAGACTTGTAGCAGTATGTGATATAGTAGAAGAAAAAGCTATAAATAGAAAAAAAGAATACGAAGATATAATGGAAGAAAGATGTGCTGAGAGTTTAAGTATAAACTATTATACTGATTACAATAATATGTTAGAAAAGGAAGATATAGATGTAGTGTTAATATCAACAGAAAGTGGATATCATGCAAAACATTCTATAGATTGTATGAAACAAGGTAAACATGTAATAGTAGAAAAGCCCATGGCATTATCAACAAAAGATGCCGATGAAATGATAAAAGTATCAAAAGAAAATAATGTAAAACTTGCAGTAGCACATCAAAATAGATTTAATCCACCAATTCAACAATTAAGAAGTGCAATAGAAAAGAACAGATTTGGAAAACTTGTAAATGGTACAGCAAGAATACTTTGGAATAGAAATCAAAATTATTATAAACAAGCACCTTGGAGAGGCACATATGCTATGGATGGTGGAACACTTATGAATCAATGTATCCATAATATAGACCTTCTTCAATGGATGATTGGTGGAGATATAGAATCAGTGTATGCACAAACTGATACTTTCTTACGTGATATAGAAGCTGAAGATTTTGGTGCAATAGTTGTAAGATTTACAAATGGAGCAATAGGAATAATAGAAGGTAGTGCTTGCGTATATCCGAAAAACTTGGAAGAAACGTTAAGTATATTTGGAGAAAAAGGTACAGTAGTAATAGGTGGACTTGCAGTAAATAAAATAGAAACATGGAAATTTGAAGATAGTACAGAAGACGAAGAAAAAGAAATATTAAAAGGTGATAGAGAAGATCCAGATTCAGTATATGGATTTGGTCATATTTGGCTAATAGAAGACTTTATAAAAGCTTTAAAAGAAGATAGAGATCCTTTAATAAATGGTGAAGAAGGTAAAAAAGCAATGAGTATAATACTTGCTGCATATAAATCTAGCAAAACTAATACTGCTATAAAGTTTCCAGTAGAAGATATCTCTACAACTAATTTATAA